ATAAGAGCTAGGGAATTAGTATGGCTTATAAGCACGTATAATATGGGCCGTCTAGACAAGcttaataagttaataaaatgtttagAAAAGAAATAGAAGCTCTGATAGAAAAAATatcattctcagcttcttaaaaatgcttTTGCTTATTTAGACAAACGGATTAAGAAAAGCACAAGTCAAACAAACAAGGCTATATGTCACTACCTTTTTGAGAAAACCAGGTGGGTACAGATCTCGAAACCTTGCAAGACTAGTGCTTTTATGTTGGACTTGCTTTCTGTCTTCGATCGACAATACTGATTCAAGCGTCATTGCTAAATGATTGCTAAATGGGAACTTAGATACGGATTGAAGTCTAAACTTCCGTCGTAAAAAGCCTGCTTATTGCAGTGAGCAGGCCAAAAGACTGTGGTGGGTACTATAATATATGTACTTTTGATGgtgtaagagcatctctaagagcctccttgttgactcctaaatataatataaaaaatgtggctcttagtaatttaagacaaagttaagagtgtaaactccaacaatactctctacatctcttctctatttcatattttattcatatattgggctccactataacaaaagagagggaaagatggaggttgattggagggaatgatttttttattgtgaaaaaataagttaagagtcatgtggtggctcttaactttgaggagagaggagagagaaacaagaggctcttaagatttaagagccacttaagagtctcttggagcaacattttgattctccctcctcaaatctcaagttaggagcctaaatgaagagtctcttgagagcatctccaacggtactcctaaatcattccctaaacaataatataaaatgtggctcctagtaagttaatacaccggaaaacgtgagaactccaatgctactctttatatttggctccttattcacattttatatttattttatataaatgagaggaaaaagttacctaaaagagagagaagattgaaggaaaaataatataatattgagttaggagctactagatgctctttaaaagaaaggagagagagtaggctcctaaatttttaaagagcatctaggagcccattggagcactaaattttgatttgctcttaaattttagacttaggagcttgtttagagagTCCCTTGGAGTTGCTCCGAAGATACTCTAAGAATGATGTGCATTGatgaatgatatatatagagATGATTCAAATCCAGTCTTAATCAATTATCACTATACtattacttcattattggctctgAGAGAATCTATAAGATAAACTCATTTTCCGGTTAGTTAAATATATGCAAATTGTGTTGAAGATATTTTGGGTTACTTGAGTAAAACAAGAGTATTAATGTCTAgggttaaataaaaatatacaagtgTTGGAAGATATTTTGCAATAAGTAAAATAATGGTATGGTCATTCTACAGTAGTCTCTTACTATTAGTTCTAGCGgttaagggtctgtttgggagtgctgttaaaaattgatgtgctgtcagaaaaagtgctggtaaaataagtgctgttgtagaaatcagataactgtttggtaattttttttaatatttacttattttgggttataatataaaaaaataatgaatttggtgaggttttataatgaaatttataacagcattctacaaaagctgaaaagcagttttttctaaaagcagggggacctgctttttctaacagcagcttttcagctaaaaactgctgttcggaaaagctgcttttagatttaccaaacagttttcacctgcttttcaacaaaaagctgctgttgctgtctgcaacagcaaccccaaacagtatgTCATTTTTCGGGAGTCAAGTGGGTTTAACTATATGGTGAACAATGCGACGAATGCTCTCGGATTGCAGTGATaataagaaatgaaaatagggaaaatattgaaataccatgttattttaataaaatattgggTTAAGAACGTAGATGCTGTATgactattatttattgaattatctcttttttcCTAAAAAAGAATGTACTATTTTCTACctaacataaaatttattatattagtgaaaataataaaataaaagatatggGAGTCGGGCTCAATAGAGTTGAAAAGAAACATGGAGCTTTTTCTCTctcaatattttttcaaaaataaaaatgctataaaaaacatgtaaaaatgaTAGACAAAATATGACTGATTTTTAATATGACCAACGTCAATCATATATAGATTCTAAagctaaatatttaaaaatttgatttaatttatactTCAATTTAATACATCATAACTGTCGCATTACTTAAATCAAATTGCTGAGCATTGTGCTACTAatctattattaatttttaaaatgtatCATGCATtacatgaaatatatatatatatataggggcttattccactacaaaccacactctcatacaaacctaaaaaccactatttccactcccatttttgctatgagcactccaatctttttattttttatttttttcatttttccggGGGGGTCCACTGCTGAcatcatctgccacgtcagcacctgctgacgtggcactgccacatCAGCTGCCATGTCAGCACTGGGTCagcccactgctgacgtggcagatgacgtggcagtgccacgtcagcaggtgctgacgtggcagatgacgtggcactgccacgtcagcagtgggtgtgacccagtgctgacgtggcagtgccacgtcagcagtgggggACCCCCTGCGCTGACGTGGCGTGGTGACGTGGCGGGGTGGAAAGTGTAAGTTTGGGGAAGTTGATGGCAAAGCTAGGGGGGgtgatattgttagtttttaagagtttgggggaatatttgtttagttttgaaattggtttttaggtttttatgataaagttggtttgtatttgaacaaatccctatatatctatactatactataataagccaacatgggtataatttgtagtcctagattttagttatattttttggtttggtactctccttttggtactacaactctacaaatgtggagtctattagtcttacattgttaaacagtttcaaatattaaaaacacttCTAACAATatcttatcatataatatttcattaaaaaatttataatgatgttataaataaaattataaataataattttgaatatctttttttaacaagaaactttatataactctttttaactttaacgtgttctatatcaatataaacaccacacattacataaccctttcaaattctaatcttaaaagtttctgttgtcaaaaaaatcaacattacagaattatgttgaaattcgattgattagattactgagtctttcaaatgtattacaagatcgtctatgtttggaaaaaatttaaattttctgatttttttaatttttaaatctacatgtactaaaatcggattaaatgtattatatatatatagggtttgtccattttcaagtaatcgggagagAATATAATCAgtcgaataatataatttagttaaattcaatctattaatattaaaatactaataaaatgacgttaaaatttaaatataaataataaattacgaactatatacccgcccgtgcttcgcacgggttaaaggttagtatatatagggtcctactctggtacaaaccatcttagcgtacaaactacaaactaaaattaaaaagtctctaaatcaaatcgaaatatagcacatatggtatggaaattgatcgttgcgagatgaacaaaaatacagtgaagtcggatttcaaaaaaagttcaccgattaacgggaaaattcaaattaaaaacggaggggaATCTGCGGATCATGTGTGACAGGGTGTATATTAACTGGTGTGtggttgcccctgcggggccattggattagattcatccaagggcttatattgagtttgtagtttgtacactaacttagtttgtatttgagcacttccctatatatatatatatatatatatatatatatatatatatatatatataacatttatgatatatgttatatttattaaaatcgaTAGCATCCTagaaactctaatcaactttacaatattttatcaataattcacataaaatcaaaaacaaacatgatccactaaaatttatataatatataaaatttaataaaatcccAGCTAAATACGAGTCCTCGTCCAACTTTCCATCCAACTTTCACTTTTATGTTACACTTTACAAACACTAATCTTTAACGATCTATAACGCAAATTATTTAGTTTACTATTGGCATATCCAACCTAATAATATGAGTAAACTGCAAGACGTGTACATGTAGTTTGCACAAACTTTAAAGTGTGTATCTGAAGTAGCCGAGTTGCATATTGTGTACCCAAAGTTTCCGAGATGCTGCAACATGTGTACCTCACGTTAACTGCCGTTAACCCTCTGTTAAGTTGCTTGTGAAGGGTGTGAAAGATGGGTGGCTAAAGTGTAAGTTGGCAAGTGTCCATGCTGACGCCCTACTTCtgttctaaatattttaatcatcaaattaatataaCTTTTTAATTCATCATATCTTTAAATGTGATTGTTTTGTGctctaattaaaataaatttaatataaataaatctaatatcgtttaatataattttttgtctcTAGGTCTAATTATCGATCggcaaaattttaattttttgattctcAAGATAGAGATAGATGACCAAATAACTTCAatttagagattaaaattaaattttaatacattttattaaaaattattaaacataatttCTTTAATActtcatatttcaaaaaatatatttcataataagaGTCGatcttttttttcaaattatatttttaaataatacttttgttcaaaaatacaattcttatgaAAGAATAAGAAAGTGTAAAGCAAAATTTTTGAaaccaatatttttaaaatttattatattcaataatcatattatgaaaaagagtaaaaaatttattcctTCCGTGTCACTCATTTCATTACAGTTTTTTTCACTGCTTGAaacgtattttaagatatatgtaaaatataatctcggatttattttattttttttgtataaaagtttaaatactaaattttatttcaatttttataataatttataaatttatacattaTAGCAGCATTAAATGTGTGTCGAGCCCTTCCCTTCGAATCCTTCACCTTCTCTGAAACTTGACAAAGTAATCAgaatatgaattattttaatttatataaatttatataggtAGATAGGCTTAgtcttcaaattttttttttatgctaAATAGTAATATAAATACTCAAAATAATTAATGGCAATAAGTTTTGAcaattttttatgttaaaagatatactttatttatattcaattaattgaTACTGAATTTTTcctacaaatattttttaatattttcgactaataatttaatttgtcaTCCTTAAATCTCTATTTTAAAATACTccatccgtctcaatttacgAGTCCCTTTgcttttcgagaagtcaaattgactaatttttgaccaactattaaaaaatatttatttattattttagaaaatagaaagttacatattaaaatagtctagatttactttttgatgatattttttataaaaaaaattcaattatataatatatataaattttagtaatataattttgactAGTCAAAATTCAAAAAGGATACGTATATtgagacgaagggagtatatgaATTTGCAGTaatgttttaaattaataacacaaaatattaattctgGAAGTAAATGCGTGAACAAATTTATGCGTGAATGAACGTTCAGTGAACTTAGTGAATAGTTAACAGCAAACTTGACGGCAATCTAACAGAAGTACACATATGGTAGGAGAACCTAAAACTGAGGTACATATTTTGCATTATTGAAACATTGGGTACACATTTTGCAGTTTGTCCAAATTCAAGGCACACGATATGCAGTTTACTCTAATAATATCTTTACCTATATTTCTTCACTTAAGTTAGCTTTGACGTTCTCTTCCATTTTCCTTGCCCAAAATGTTTAGGTAAAAGAATTGAAGCAGGTCCGCTTTCTGCCTATACTGGTCACTCACATCTGGATATGgttttaaatgaaatttatttataattttctgaCCCGGAAGGAACCATCATTATAAATCTATtatatctacttctatatattaaaagggAACCATGGGCAAAAAGAGCAAGAAAAATGCTTGTGAAATTACATATAAGCCCTTAGTTTTCACAGAATTTCGATTATATCCCCGTCCGTTATACCCGAATGTAACGATGTACTCGAGACCCAGAGAGTAACCGGATCGTTTTTCGCTGAACTCTTTCATTTTCTTCAGGCTCAACAAACAGATGTTAGGATTTTTCAAAAAGAGTCTATGAAGTACATAATTTATAGGTCATCTACACTACACAGTGCATCGGAAACCTCTCATAAACCCGAAAAATGGCAGCTCTTCAATTGCGTCGTTTCCGTCAAATCTCTCACTTTCTCCCCTATTATTTCCCAGGTTTAGCttctatttctttatttttttcgtGTTTTATTGCTGATTAGTGTTtcttatttttcaattaaatagtTAGTTTGCAATATGTATCTGAATTAGTGAATATATATGTGGTTTGTGATTCGTATAATGCTTAATAGTGGTTTGCATTTGGTAATTAGGTTATATATATGGACCGTTAAGGCGAAACAACGGCTTATTACATTATGATATGCTCTTTTTGACTCATATGCAGCATACGGTTTTGTACCCAGTGATATTGAGAACCAACTTGGTGTATGTTATTACATCTGGATAGGAGTTTTCCCTGTTCTGAATTTTGTGACAAGTGTATATATGCCTATATGAATCAACTACTAAGctatatgtttatttttaacCCAATCAGGGATATGTCAATTCACAGTGGGTATATTTGAAGAGAACTCTTTTTGATGCGTTGAAATctgtggcatggagaaaagggATTGCTCGTCGGGCCCCAGGTATGATTTTTTCTGGTTTTGGATAGTTATAACATATGAGTCAATAGAATTATATTAAGTACCATGAGAACATATTATCAAGTGGTATATCTGTTTTAATGACTAGAGTGTTAGACTTGAGAAATGAAGGACAAAACTAACAACTTATTTTTGCATTAGATACACCTACAAAGGACTGCATATTAAGTAGCAAAGAGCCAACAGAACATGAACTTGTACTCTCTGGGTATGTTTCTTTTTCCTtgtaataacatattatttttacatatatcttttttattttaagattttgttGTGGTtagtatatgattttaattgagaaaaaaattgCAGGAATTCAAAAAAATCCATGTTCCAGCATTTGGGAGCTGGGATTGCAATGATGATCTTCCGTTTACACAGAGCTTTGAGTCAGCAAGACAAGCTGGACTCCTGCATAGCAGCTACTCCGAAGATCGTGATCTCTATGTCACTGGTGACTTGTACCAAAATGATGTTGTCACTCTGGCCACAATTGTTGTTCCCCGACGCAGGGTAAGAATTCCAACTCTTAAGGGTATGTTTCTCATCTGCTCTCTGCTTTGTTTCAAATATCTAacctttaaaatatttattttgtttatttagaaAAGTGTGAATCTTtagcaataattatatatagttggtCACTGTTATCAacatattatttcttttgtttatgtAAATTGAGTGTTTTGTGGTCATAACTAAACCCAATTCAGACTTTTTAGGCTCAATTTCACTGATTTCTTCAAGATTTTCTTTGGAGCATATTGTAGCACAACGCAgaaaagctttttttttttttaattaagcaAAGAGACTTTTTGTCACTTGTGTAATAAATAACAAAGAACATGTTAGTAATTcactaattattaaattataattatctgTTTGTAGAAGAGGAGATATGGGTTGTTTTCCTGCTGCTTGAGGCCATCTTGTGATTTGTGAGAAACCAATGACAACTTAGAAGACTTTCTGAGATGCATCATATGCCTACATGCAAAAGAATGATGGCAGACAACATAGTTGTGACTAAAACCATTTTAAGCTTTTATATTTTGATGCAGCTATGTATCAAAGAGCAGAGGTAATTTTTTCATCTAATCTGATTTTCTCAGCCTTAGGCACAAGTATATGAAAATAGAAACCAGAGATTTTACATGAATGCGGGCTATTAGCCTACAAAGACATCTTCAGGGATATTTTAGAAACAAAGGcatttgataatttatataaaacctCTGATTGACCATATATCTTTTGGGTCTACTTAAATCGTGTACTTACCTGTTCATTTTGATGGCCTGTCTCATGCTAGAGTAAAAAGGCATTCTCATCAACTTAATTTCCGTCTGTTCATTACTGTGAAGATACAATGGATATGACTAGCagtgttttgtttttattttgaaaatagagTGTTAGGCACATTGTGATTATTGCTGAGGATTGCacttaattttaaaagtttttcTTGGATAGTTTAAACTTAAGATTTCGATGACACATGATTTCATGAGTTCTTCTGTGAATCATGAACTGAAGTTTCGcggaaaaaaatttataaatgtcgAATGTGTATGTAAAACTTGCAAGttcaattataaatatgcaCTATTATTTCACATTTGTGTgcatcttttttaattttatctaatGGATAATTTGTTAGTAAACTATGTTTTGTTCCATTATTAAGTGATATCAGATCATTAAATACGAGTGCATTATAAGTCCCAAAAATATTTGATCATTAAAGCAGAGAATATTGAGTTTTATCCCTTAGTTTTCTCTTTACTCCCTCTCAAGGCAACTAGGAATCAGCATTTTTTTTCCTCTGCACACTCCTTTTTACACTATTGTCTGTTTGATGATCATCTTCTATAAATGGATTTGGCAGCTCAGAAGAAGCCACTGGCTTGGTCATCAGATTTATTATCAGTAGAACAGGAGATAAAGCAAAAGTGTCAGAACTCGTGAAGGAGGTGGCAAAATTTGATGACTTCATGCTCTTGGATATCAAAGAGGAGTACAGTAAGCTCCCATATAATTAGTCCTCACATTAAATTTTATCTCGGTCAGTTGGATACATAATCTGATACTTATACAAACTTGTGCATTTATATCAGGTTTTCCTTCTTTAAAGCCGCCTATGCACTTTATGTTTCTGAATTCTATGTCAAAGCTGGCGCCGACATATATTTGAGGCCAGGTTGATAATTTAGAAATGATTACTATTTATGTCATTGCTTATTTTGTGCATTTGCGTGAatgcaaatatttatttgtgGTTTGGGTTATTGTTAGATCGACTATCATTTCTTTTGGCCAAACATGTTCTCACACTTAAACATATCTTCGATGCGTTAATGTTCTGTTTTCACTGATCCAAAGCAAAAATGGTCAGCTTCACAGTTGCGTTAATGTTCTGTTCTCACTGATCCAAAGCAAAAATGGTCAGCTTCATagttctttttaaatttatttatattgtgAATTTATATTATGAATTTACTTTTGACTTGTCCtttcttcatttttcttttacttCCAAGATGGTCCAGGTCTTTGATTTCTGTCCTTGTTAGGAGGGTAATCCAAACAGATGATATTTGACCATAGATGAAACTAAATTAAATGAGGTGAAAGACTACATGCtatctaattataataattgttgAAAGTAGAGCGAAAGTGAATGAGAATACAGAATAACAATAACTTATTGTTCATATCTTTTAATTATGATAATACATTTCTTGATCTTTATTACCACTATATGTCGCAGTTCAGAATCTCAGGAGCCTCTGAGAAGCAATTAAGTTATGGTCATTGGATAACTGCCTGTTGTATTTGGCTCCCACTGGAAGCCCATCATCTGTGGATCTTATATTAAAGTCGACAGACAATGATACAAACACATGGCAGCTCAGGTATGTTCCGGTTTTTATTTGGATCACGCATGAAATATTCAGAGTGTAGTAGGGGGAACATAAGAATTTGAGTGTTCATTGACATCAAAGCT
This genomic window from Daucus carota subsp. sativus chromosome 7, DH1 v3.0, whole genome shotgun sequence contains:
- the LOC108196332 gene encoding uncharacterized protein LOC108196332 isoform X2, which codes for MKYIIYRSSTLHSASETSHKPEKWQLFNCVVSVKSLTFSPIISQWVYLKRTLFDALKSVAWRKGIARRAPDTPTKDCILSSKEPTEHELVLSGNSKKSMFQHLGAGIAMMIFRLHRALSQQDKLDSCIAATPKIVISMSLVTCTKMMLSLWPQLLFPDAGSEEATGLVIRFIISRTGDKAKVSELVKEVAKFDDFMLLDIKEEYSFPSLKPPMHFMFLNSMSKLAPTYI
- the LOC108196332 gene encoding uncharacterized protein LOC108196332 isoform X1 — its product is MKYIIYRSSTLHSASETSHKPEKWQLFNCVVSVKSLTFSPIISQGYVNSQWVYLKRTLFDALKSVAWRKGIARRAPDTPTKDCILSSKEPTEHELVLSGNSKKSMFQHLGAGIAMMIFRLHRALSQQDKLDSCIAATPKIVISMSLVTCTKMMLSLWPQLLFPDAGSEEATGLVIRFIISRTGDKAKVSELVKEVAKFDDFMLLDIKEEYSFPSLKPPMHFMFLNSMSKLAPTYI